One window from the genome of Bacillaceae bacterium S4-13-56 encodes:
- a CDS encoding phosphotriesterase-related protein, producing the protein MGKIRTVLGDIEKDKLGFTYSHEHLWTNPPGSQKDRDLELTDYEASVSELWRFKRAGGDSLVDATTLDYGRNASMMARMAKETGVNVVATSGFNKHIYFSSWVEALTVEEITQKLVRDVTIGMDGTESKAGFLKAGSWEQLIHPLEEKVTRAVARAQLQTGAPMWLHTEAGTMGLEMLDILEEEGVDLTKVGVGHSDRNADSYYHLQMAKRGAYVQFDGVSKIKYYPDSTRVELIKAMLDNGYGNKLLISADMGRQSYLHAYGGGPGFEYILKKFIPRLLDEGISQKDLDTIFIENPANWLAQF; encoded by the coding sequence ATGGGTAAAATTAGAACAGTTTTAGGAGATATAGAGAAGGATAAATTAGGTTTCACATATAGTCATGAGCATTTATGGACCAATCCTCCTGGTTCACAAAAAGATCGTGATTTAGAGTTAACCGATTACGAAGCAAGTGTCAGTGAATTATGGCGTTTTAAACGTGCGGGAGGAGATTCATTAGTTGATGCAACCACACTTGATTATGGTAGAAATGCTTCTATGATGGCGCGAATGGCAAAAGAAACGGGTGTGAACGTCGTTGCCACTTCGGGTTTTAACAAACATATTTATTTTTCAAGCTGGGTAGAGGCTTTAACCGTTGAAGAAATTACTCAAAAGTTAGTTCGAGATGTTACCATTGGTATGGATGGAACAGAATCAAAGGCAGGATTTCTAAAAGCGGGATCTTGGGAACAATTAATCCACCCATTAGAAGAAAAAGTAACACGTGCTGTTGCACGTGCCCAATTACAAACAGGTGCCCCCATGTGGTTGCATACTGAGGCTGGGACAATGGGACTTGAAATGCTCGATATTTTAGAAGAAGAAGGTGTAGATTTAACAAAAGTTGGTGTGGGGCACAGCGATAGAAATGCTGACTCTTATTACCACTTACAAATGGCTAAACGAGGTGCTTATGTACAATTTGATGGGGTTAGTAAGATTAAATACTATCCGGATAGCACCCGAGTAGAGCTAATTAAAGCGATGCTTGACAATGGTTATGGTAATAAATTACTTATTTCTGCGGATATGGGGCGTCAAAGCTATCTACATGCTTATGGTGGTGGACCAGGATTTGAATATATCCTTAAGAAGTTCATCCCGCGCTTATTAGATGAAGGAATCAGTCAAAAAGATCTTGACACTATTTTTATTGAAAATCCTGCAAACTGGTTAGCACAATTTTAG
- a CDS encoding bifunctional 4-hydroxy-2-oxoglutarate aldolase/2-dehydro-3-deoxy-phosphogluconate aldolase translates to MKQNTIIAIIRGVHPKDIRDITQCLLENGIDSIEVSLSDEEIGLECIRVIFKEFGDRIHLGVGTVINQSQVDKAINAGARYIITPGWDCELAKYVLANNIEMFPGVFSPGDIMQATSLGIETVKLFPAINLGPSYIKNVKAPFPRTHFMAVGGISKDNIKEYQRAGCSYFAIGSDLVPSGATKEDLQIIKQSAEVYNQLLLEEF, encoded by the coding sequence ATGAAGCAGAACACAATAATAGCAATAATCCGTGGGGTACATCCTAAGGATATTAGAGATATTACACAATGTTTATTAGAAAATGGGATAGACTCAATTGAAGTATCGCTAAGTGATGAAGAAATAGGCTTGGAGTGTATCCGTGTCATTTTTAAGGAATTTGGTGACCGTATCCACCTTGGTGTTGGTACAGTTATTAATCAATCTCAAGTGGATAAGGCAATCAATGCTGGAGCAAGGTATATAATTACTCCAGGATGGGATTGTGAACTTGCTAAGTATGTTTTAGCTAATAATATTGAAATGTTTCCTGGAGTATTCTCGCCAGGAGATATTATGCAGGCAACAAGTCTTGGTATTGAAACCGTTAAGTTATTCCCTGCAATTAATTTAGGACCAAGCTATATTAAAAATGTGAAAGCACCATTTCCACGTACGCATTTCATGGCAGTTGGTGGGATTAGCAAAGACAATATCAAGGAATATCAACGGGCAGGATGCTCTTATTTTGCAATTGGAAGTGATTTAGTACCAAGTGGTGCTACAAAAGAAGATTTACAAATAATTAAACAAAGTGCTGAGGTGTATAATCAGTTATTATTAGAGGAGTTTTAA